From the genome of Muricauda sp. SCSIO 64092, one region includes:
- a CDS encoding tetratricopeptide repeat protein yields MKKGIYICFLVVAEALFAQSYKGFLSHNKQSDSIFFELKSGLEEAKKGASSPIVAKRHWELGEFYRNTGVYSEAIEQFNQSLKLLGTPPEDTLQVIVNNCIGKVHLSTHKFGLALQYFTEGANISNILDYTKGRAVSKSLLGTCYEKEGNYVEALEHQKESLSLFQSLQDDSGISMVYENIGSIHEDLGDYDLAYGYFLKSHHYLQGKGTAREANVLNNLGDIYRKSGNYEKALAYTQKAKDVAMGITDYHQLESAHKDLSKTYVLMGNFKQAHHYLSEAEEYNRIGLENQNTNQLNVLQTIYETHKKEGEIQLLREQNKVSKANQNLLWVALFALAAILTILYTYLGRKRKAKLKLQEYKQRVLKAELEKKAFEEKNLQQQVQLKTAALSRYSLHLAQKNKILLDLSKTLKNSIVRRNVDLNFKINELVKEIDFNLQQEDEWDEFMNFFKEIHPNFIKKLSSLSGCNLSPAEMRLGMLLRLNLSSKEIASILRVTPDSVRVARHRLRKKLPIDQKEELVNFMVDL; encoded by the coding sequence ATGAAGAAGGGGATTTACATTTGCTTTCTGGTCGTTGCTGAAGCCCTGTTTGCACAGTCTTACAAAGGGTTCTTGTCGCACAATAAACAATCTGACTCCATTTTTTTTGAACTCAAATCCGGGCTTGAAGAAGCGAAAAAGGGGGCTTCTTCCCCTATAGTGGCAAAAAGGCATTGGGAACTTGGGGAATTTTATCGAAATACAGGGGTGTATTCCGAAGCAATCGAACAGTTTAACCAATCATTGAAGCTATTAGGAACCCCTCCCGAAGATACGCTCCAGGTCATAGTGAACAATTGCATTGGAAAAGTACATCTATCGACCCATAAATTTGGGTTGGCACTGCAATACTTTACGGAAGGGGCAAACATTTCCAATATCTTGGATTATACCAAAGGGAGGGCCGTTTCAAAAAGCCTTTTGGGAACATGTTATGAAAAAGAAGGAAACTATGTAGAGGCTTTGGAACATCAAAAAGAAAGTCTTTCCCTTTTTCAAAGTCTGCAGGACGATAGTGGAATTTCCATGGTCTATGAGAACATCGGTAGTATTCATGAAGATTTGGGGGACTATGACCTTGCTTATGGTTATTTTCTCAAATCCCATCACTATTTACAGGGAAAGGGAACGGCGCGTGAAGCGAATGTGCTGAACAATTTAGGGGACATTTATCGAAAAAGCGGGAATTATGAAAAAGCTTTGGCATATACACAAAAAGCCAAGGATGTAGCAATGGGAATAACCGATTACCATCAATTGGAAAGCGCCCATAAGGACCTTTCCAAAACCTATGTGCTGATGGGGAATTTTAAACAGGCCCACCACTATCTTTCAGAGGCCGAAGAATACAACAGAATAGGGCTGGAAAATCAGAACACTAATCAGCTCAATGTGCTCCAAACCATTTATGAGACCCACAAAAAAGAAGGTGAGATACAGCTTTTGAGGGAACAAAATAAAGTGAGCAAGGCCAATCAAAACCTACTGTGGGTGGCACTATTTGCCCTTGCGGCCATACTTACCATTCTGTATACCTATCTGGGGAGAAAGCGAAAGGCGAAGCTCAAACTCCAGGAGTACAAACAACGCGTGCTCAAAGCAGAATTGGAAAAGAAAGCATTTGAGGAGAAAAACCTGCAACAACAAGTGCAATTGAAGACAGCGGCATTGTCCAGATACAGTCTTCATTTGGCGCAGAAAAACAAGATTTTGCTCGATTTGTCCAAAACCCTTAAGAATAGCATTGTTCGGCGAAATGTGGATCTTAATTTCAAGATAAATGAGCTTGTAAAGGAAATAGACTTCAATTTGCAACAGGAAGATGAATGGGACGAGTTTATGAACTTTTTCAAGGAAATCCATCCTAACTTCATCAAAAAGCTATCTTCCCTGTCCGGTTGTAATCTTTCCCCGGCAGAAATGCGTTTGGGAATGTTGTTACGCCTTAACCTATCTTCAAAGGAAATTGCGTCCATTTTAAGGGTTACTCCAGATAGTGTTAGGGTAGCAAGACACAGACTTCGAAAAAAACTTCCCATAGACCAAAAAGAGGAGTTGGTCAACTTCATGGTAGACTTGTAA